The following are encoded together in the Pseudodesulfovibrio indicus genome:
- a CDS encoding M48 family metallopeptidase produces MNVYLAVIIGSLLAAWLLGVLSDLLNARAMRPEPPAELADSFDAETYAKSQAYTRESMIFSSVADTFNTVVTITVVLAGGFNLLDNIVRGAGFGPLATGLLYIGALGLISGTLSLPFEAYHTFVLEKRFGFNTTTPATFVLDRVKGMGLTALIGTVLVAAILLFLREAGPYAWLLCWGFSVVVSLALTYVAPTWILPLFNKFTPLEPGELRDKLERYAAREGFELSGIFVMDGSKRSTKGNAFFTGFGRRRRIALFDTLIRDMTPDEITAVLAHEVGHARLGHIRKRLVTGILKAGAIFWLMSLFLDSAPLFAAFGMEHHSIYAGLVFFVLLYTPLSLVLSVAANHVSRKHEFQADAFAARTTGRAGDMISALKKLSASNLSNLTPHPLTVWLEYGHPPVLDRVRALSADPGRTTAQ; encoded by the coding sequence TTGAACGTCTATCTCGCCGTCATCATCGGTTCCCTGCTCGCGGCCTGGCTGCTCGGCGTCCTGTCCGACCTGCTCAACGCACGCGCCATGCGGCCCGAACCGCCCGCGGAGCTGGCCGACTCCTTCGACGCGGAGACCTACGCAAAATCGCAGGCATACACCAGGGAATCAATGATTTTTTCCTCCGTGGCCGACACCTTCAACACCGTGGTGACCATCACCGTGGTGCTGGCCGGGGGGTTCAACCTCCTGGACAACATCGTGCGCGGCGCCGGATTCGGTCCGCTGGCCACCGGGCTGCTCTACATCGGCGCGCTCGGCCTGATCTCCGGCACCCTCTCCCTGCCCTTCGAGGCCTACCACACCTTTGTCCTGGAAAAGCGGTTCGGCTTCAACACCACCACCCCCGCCACCTTTGTCCTGGACCGGGTCAAGGGCATGGGACTGACCGCGCTCATCGGCACCGTGCTGGTGGCCGCCATCCTGCTCTTCCTGCGCGAGGCCGGACCCTACGCCTGGCTCCTGTGCTGGGGGTTCTCCGTGGTCGTGTCCCTGGCCCTGACCTACGTGGCCCCCACCTGGATACTGCCCCTGTTCAACAAATTCACCCCGCTGGAGCCGGGCGAGCTGCGCGACAAGCTGGAACGGTACGCGGCCCGCGAAGGGTTCGAGCTGTCCGGCATCTTCGTCATGGACGGTTCCAAACGGTCCACCAAGGGCAACGCCTTCTTCACCGGGTTCGGCAGGCGGCGGCGCATCGCCCTGTTCGACACGCTCATCCGCGACATGACCCCGGACGAGATCACCGCCGTGCTGGCCCACGAGGTCGGCCACGCCAGGCTCGGCCACATCCGCAAGCGGCTGGTCACGGGCATCCTCAAGGCCGGGGCCATCTTCTGGCTCATGTCCCTGTTCCTGGATTCCGCCCCCCTGTTCGCCGCCTTCGGCATGGAGCACCATTCCATCTACGCGGGGCTGGTCTTCTTCGTCCTGCTCTACACGCCGCTCTCCCTGGTCTTGTCGGTCGCGGCCAACCATGTCTCGCGCAAGCACGAATTCCAGGCCGACGCCTTCGCCGCCCGGACCACCGGCCGGGCCGGGGACATGATCTCCGCCCTCAAGAAGCTCTCGGCCTCCAACCTGTCCAACCTCACGCCCCACCCGCTCACGGTCTGGCTCGAATACGGCCATCCGCCGGTGCTGGACCGGGTGCGCGCCCTGTCCGCCGATCCCGGGCGGACGACGGCACAATAA
- a CDS encoding methyl-accepting chemotaxis protein, with amino-acid sequence MTLESETASASAQAEGITDALHLFIEDNLVSTLALSSRSEIVNALQNGDAGPAHDFILDYAGKNATLQGGGVFDLSGKIIAGGSADGKSMIGADLSSRKYVRGVLSGEYDSYVSQSVFKVKGGEDLVFAICVPVHGPDGALLGGLAVFCDWNRFCGNFIDSLVLGKEGYGFIIDGAGRIGYHPKDKSLILSDVSNSPYYRDVTATKQGITHVEEGGNDRIMIFEREDLTGWIVVVTAYTSDLAAGAIHQAYVLSGIGAAILVLVIGIVVVFLRRLVVNPVGEGMGLAEGMARGDLLRDISSEAPNELGRMMRSLGSMVVSLRKVVHEVMNGATNVSTGSTEIASSAAQLSESATEQASAVAEITASMELMAGRIRENMEKAQETGRIAVKTAKDAEQGGEAVQKTLQAMRDIAERTGIIEEIARQTNLLALNAAIEAARAGEHGKGFAVVAAEVRKLAERSGIAASEISDLTGSSLEVAELAGNMLTRVVEDIRVNERLALEVAEANKEQYASAEEVSSAVQQLEVVTQRSASFSEELAATSQEMSAQATQLQRAVSFFRVAERSESGKARPSARGVSDSPQVGGRLPRGSAEEFERF; translated from the coding sequence ATGACGCTGGAGAGCGAGACGGCATCGGCATCGGCCCAGGCGGAGGGGATCACGGACGCCCTGCACCTGTTCATCGAGGACAACCTCGTCTCCACCCTGGCCTTGAGCAGCCGGTCGGAGATAGTGAACGCGCTTCAAAACGGCGATGCCGGTCCGGCTCACGACTTCATCCTCGACTATGCCGGGAAGAATGCAACCCTTCAGGGCGGCGGCGTGTTCGACCTGAGCGGAAAGATCATTGCCGGCGGCAGCGCGGACGGCAAGTCCATGATCGGCGCGGATTTGTCCTCGCGAAAGTACGTCCGGGGCGTCCTCAGCGGGGAGTACGACAGCTACGTGTCCCAGTCGGTCTTCAAGGTGAAGGGCGGAGAGGATTTGGTGTTCGCCATTTGCGTCCCGGTTCACGGGCCGGATGGGGCGCTGCTCGGCGGCTTGGCGGTCTTTTGCGACTGGAACCGGTTCTGCGGCAACTTTATCGATTCGCTGGTGCTCGGCAAGGAGGGGTACGGCTTCATCATCGATGGCGCGGGCCGGATCGGCTATCACCCCAAGGACAAGTCCCTGATCCTGTCGGACGTGAGCAACAGCCCCTACTACAGGGATGTCACCGCGACGAAGCAGGGAATCACGCATGTGGAAGAGGGCGGAAACGACAGGATCATGATCTTCGAAAGGGAGGATCTGACCGGCTGGATCGTGGTCGTGACCGCCTACACCAGCGACCTGGCCGCCGGGGCCATCCACCAGGCCTACGTGCTCTCCGGCATCGGAGCGGCCATCCTTGTCCTGGTCATCGGCATCGTGGTCGTTTTTCTCCGTCGCCTGGTGGTCAATCCGGTGGGCGAGGGCATGGGGCTGGCCGAGGGCATGGCCCGGGGCGATCTGCTCAGGGACATCTCCAGCGAGGCGCCCAATGAACTGGGCCGGATGATGCGCTCCCTCGGGAGCATGGTAGTGTCCCTGCGGAAAGTGGTGCACGAGGTCATGAACGGTGCGACCAACGTGTCCACGGGCAGCACGGAGATCGCCTCCTCCGCCGCGCAGTTGAGCGAGAGCGCGACCGAGCAGGCCTCGGCCGTGGCCGAGATCACCGCGTCCATGGAACTGATGGCCGGGCGCATCCGCGAGAACATGGAAAAGGCGCAGGAGACCGGCAGGATCGCGGTCAAGACGGCCAAGGATGCGGAGCAGGGCGGCGAGGCCGTCCAAAAGACCCTGCAGGCCATGCGCGACATTGCCGAGCGCACGGGCATCATCGAGGAAATCGCCCGCCAGACCAACCTGCTGGCCCTGAACGCGGCCATCGAGGCGGCGCGCGCGGGCGAGCACGGCAAGGGGTTCGCCGTGGTGGCCGCCGAGGTCCGCAAGCTGGCCGAGCGGTCGGGAATCGCGGCCTCGGAGATCAGCGACCTGACCGGCAGCAGCCTGGAGGTGGCCGAACTGGCCGGGAACATGCTCACCCGGGTGGTCGAAGACATCCGGGTCAACGAGAGGCTGGCCCTGGAGGTCGCCGAGGCGAACAAGGAGCAGTACGCCTCTGCCGAGGAGGTTTCCTCGGCCGTACAGCAACTGGAAGTCGTCACCCAGCGCAGCGCCTCCTTTTCCGAGGAGCTGGCCGCCACGTCCCAGGAGATGTCGGCCCAGGCCACTCAGCTCCAGCGGGCGGTGAGCTTCTTTCGGGTGGCCGAGCGATCGGAAAGCGGGAAGGCCCGGCCCTCGGCCCGGGGTGTGTCGGACTCTCCGCAGGTCGGGGGGCGTCTGCCGAGAGGCTCGGCAGAAGAGTTCGAACGGTTCTAG
- a CDS encoding cyclic nucleotide-binding domain-containing protein: MREVPFDPENDDLMQRLRNVPVFDSLPESHIREAMRAASIRRYEAGETIISEGEYDEQVFFLIFGKLAIQAGDVQVGTLQRLGDVFGEMGIIDDSPRSATISAERTSLVISLDKKAIGKLGDTSKIFTQAVMYRIFAEVLAVRLREANCAIIRLEDELCKLRGK, encoded by the coding sequence ATGCGAGAAGTGCCCTTCGATCCGGAAAACGACGACCTCATGCAGCGGCTCCGGAACGTGCCCGTCTTCGACAGCCTGCCCGAAAGCCATATCCGCGAGGCCATGCGCGCCGCATCCATCCGGCGCTACGAGGCCGGAGAAACAATCATCAGCGAAGGGGAATACGACGAACAGGTCTTCTTTCTCATCTTCGGCAAGCTCGCCATCCAGGCGGGCGACGTGCAGGTGGGAACCCTGCAACGGCTCGGCGACGTGTTCGGGGAAATGGGCATCATCGACGACAGCCCGCGCTCGGCCACCATCAGCGCCGAGCGGACGTCCCTGGTCATCAGCCTGGACAAGAAGGCCATCGGCAAGCTGGGCGACACCAGCAAGATCTTCACCCAGGCCGTCATGTACCGGATCTTCGCCGAAGTCCTGGCCGTGCGCCTGCGAGAAGCCAACTGCGCCATCATCCGTCTTGAAGACGAACTCTGCAAGTTGCGGGGGAAGTAG
- a CDS encoding diguanylate cyclase domain-containing protein: protein MRTNKDIFSDGAASLTPQELIDFEHTIKDCMAEFVPFTSYSLFFPREKTAVIPEPEFRPEDNELILPLVFKGEMMCYFIAKGVRLKAPSTAPKYLMALAGSVLEKLALYKKAVTDPLTGLYSRNFFFDELEQAIDQVQGCLAAGNCRPGGDGREPEVSFSGTFGVIFLDLDTFQPINERYGYLKGDDILSEVGRLLSLVCPKYTTVSRFANDKFAILVPDAKPRACFQLSEVIRSGLSKLSYTDDITNDTITVTGSLGYVCYPQGLEGAQFRRTPSEQARMLVRKARKGVAVAKDQGRNRVFGYADILSKGGRVLETLPMNRMVVSLGEASGAKVGQRFLVRSPKSGGMASATLTEDERISGRYPAMYKGEVVLVEVQDDIAFAEALHLGDAAWSVEPGDRLNLIEGDESLFSEAQEIKDDSMPSHDGATQLLRYGEFVTWFSKARLKPESFGLSLVRILDQPDESDRYQDGMDHMARDVARLARGVFGENATGGRFGLNGMIIFSEGVDRQTLMDRSLELERMASETLDIKISVGSSRYPFLNFDRADMLDNCRKALEHAMLLPEPRVAVFDSISLNLSADRRFMDGDIYGAIEEFKLALLDDDNNLLARNSLGICYAQLGRFQEARHEFERVVELDRKDVLALYNLGWANHRLGDLKAAEKSYRQCLKAEPGHVYSLMRLGSIEEKANHLKKAANLYKKAADQPGGERMVLRPLARVAYRRGDIEATREYLHLALNADHNDHQAMHMLAKLYLDQGEDPQIAEVLARQSSALSPGVDAYWDTLVEALEAQGKGEEAAKVAARAAG from the coding sequence ATGAGGACAAACAAGGACATCTTCTCGGACGGGGCCGCTTCGCTCACTCCCCAGGAGCTGATCGATTTCGAGCACACCATCAAGGACTGCATGGCGGAGTTCGTTCCCTTCACCTCCTACAGCCTGTTCTTTCCCAGGGAGAAGACGGCGGTGATCCCGGAGCCGGAGTTCCGGCCCGAGGACAACGAGCTGATCCTGCCGCTGGTCTTCAAGGGCGAGATGATGTGCTACTTCATCGCCAAGGGCGTGCGGCTCAAGGCCCCGTCCACCGCGCCGAAGTATCTCATGGCCCTGGCCGGTTCCGTGCTCGAGAAGCTGGCCCTGTACAAGAAGGCGGTCACCGATCCCCTGACCGGCCTGTATTCGCGCAATTTCTTCTTCGACGAGCTGGAGCAGGCCATCGACCAGGTCCAGGGCTGCCTGGCTGCGGGCAACTGCCGCCCCGGCGGCGACGGCCGCGAGCCGGAGGTCAGCTTTTCCGGCACCTTCGGGGTCATCTTCCTCGACCTCGATACCTTCCAGCCCATCAACGAGCGGTACGGGTATCTCAAGGGCGACGACATCCTGAGCGAGGTCGGTCGGCTGCTCTCCCTGGTCTGCCCCAAGTACACCACGGTCTCCCGCTTCGCCAACGACAAGTTCGCCATCCTCGTGCCCGACGCCAAGCCGCGCGCCTGTTTCCAGCTGTCCGAGGTCATCCGGTCCGGGCTGAGCAAGCTCTCCTACACCGACGACATCACCAACGACACCATCACCGTCACCGGCAGCCTCGGCTACGTCTGCTATCCGCAGGGGCTGGAGGGCGCGCAGTTCCGCCGCACCCCGTCCGAACAGGCGCGGATGCTCGTGCGCAAGGCGCGCAAGGGCGTGGCCGTGGCCAAGGACCAGGGGCGCAACCGGGTGTTCGGCTACGCCGACATCCTGTCCAAGGGCGGCCGGGTGCTCGAGACCCTGCCCATGAACCGCATGGTCGTGTCCCTGGGCGAGGCGTCCGGGGCCAAGGTGGGCCAGCGGTTCCTGGTCCGTTCGCCCAAGTCCGGCGGCATGGCCTCCGCGACCCTGACCGAGGACGAGCGCATCTCCGGCCGCTATCCGGCCATGTACAAGGGAGAGGTGGTCCTGGTCGAGGTCCAGGACGATATCGCCTTTGCCGAGGCCCTGCACCTGGGCGACGCGGCCTGGTCCGTGGAGCCGGGCGACCGCCTCAACCTCATCGAGGGCGACGAGAGCCTGTTCTCCGAGGCGCAGGAAATAAAGGACGATTCCATGCCCAGCCACGACGGCGCGACCCAGCTTCTCCGCTACGGCGAATTCGTTACCTGGTTCTCCAAGGCCCGGCTCAAGCCGGAATCCTTCGGCCTCTCCCTGGTCCGCATCCTGGACCAGCCCGACGAGAGCGACCGCTACCAGGACGGCATGGACCACATGGCCCGCGACGTGGCCCGGCTGGCGCGCGGCGTGTTCGGCGAAAACGCCACCGGCGGCCGGTTCGGCCTCAACGGCATGATCATCTTTTCCGAAGGCGTGGACCGCCAGACCCTCATGGACCGTTCCCTGGAACTGGAGCGCATGGCCTCCGAGACCCTGGACATCAAGATTTCCGTCGGCTCCTCGCGCTACCCCTTCCTCAATTTCGACCGCGCCGACATGCTCGACAACTGCCGCAAGGCGCTGGAGCACGCCATGCTCCTGCCCGAGCCGCGCGTGGCCGTGTTCGACTCCATCTCCCTGAACCTGTCCGCCGACCGCCGGTTCATGGACGGCGACATCTACGGGGCCATCGAGGAGTTCAAGCTCGCCCTGCTCGACGACGACAACAACCTCCTGGCCCGCAACTCGCTCGGCATCTGCTACGCTCAGCTCGGCCGTTTCCAGGAGGCGCGCCACGAGTTCGAGCGGGTGGTGGAGCTGGACAGGAAGGACGTCCTCGCCCTCTACAACCTGGGCTGGGCCAACCACCGGCTGGGCGACCTCAAGGCCGCCGAGAAGTCCTACCGCCAATGCCTCAAGGCCGAGCCCGGCCACGTCTATTCCCTCATGCGCCTCGGCTCCATCGAGGAGAAGGCCAACCACCTGAAGAAAGCGGCGAATCTCTACAAGAAGGCCGCCGATCAGCCCGGCGGCGAACGCATGGTCCTGCGCCCCCTGGCGCGCGTGGCCTACCGCCGGGGCGACATCGAGGCGACCCGCGAATACCTGCACCTGGCCCTCAACGCCGACCACAACGACCACCAGGCCATGCACATGCTCGCCAAGCTCTATCTCGACCAGGGCGAAGACCCGCAGATCGCCGAGGTCCTGGCCCGCCAGTCCTCGGCCCTGTCTCCGGGCGTGGACGCCTACTGGGATACCCTCGTCGAGGCCCTCGAAGCCCAGGGCAAGGGTGAGGAAGCCGCCAAGGTCGCGGCCCGCGCGGCGGGCTAG
- the panC gene encoding pantoate--beta-alanine ligase — translation MKIITEPAELQRQCLAWRRQGLTIGLVPTMGYLHAGHAALMDRARPECDRLVVTLFVNPTQFGENEDLSTYPRNPEGDAATAESHGADLLFAPEPGTMYADNHATWVEAPRLGVHLCGATRPIHFRGVCTVVTKLFMLSQADVAVFGEKDWQQLAILRRMVRDLNIPVKLIGHPIVRESDGLALSSRNAYLSEEERAAAPAIRRGLVKLAEKARAGERDCAALKRFLAAEYAAELPMGEPDYIEIVHPDEIEPLDAIDGPALAAVAVRMGKARLIDNILIEV, via the coding sequence ATGAAAATCATCACCGAACCAGCAGAACTGCAACGCCAATGCCTGGCCTGGCGGCGGCAGGGCCTTACCATCGGCCTTGTCCCGACCATGGGCTATCTTCACGCCGGCCACGCCGCGCTCATGGACCGCGCCCGTCCGGAATGCGACCGCCTCGTGGTCACCCTCTTCGTCAACCCGACCCAGTTCGGGGAGAACGAAGATCTGTCCACCTATCCGCGCAACCCCGAGGGCGACGCCGCCACGGCCGAAAGCCACGGCGCGGACCTGCTCTTCGCCCCGGAGCCGGGGACCATGTACGCGGACAACCACGCCACCTGGGTGGAAGCGCCGAGGCTCGGCGTCCATCTGTGCGGGGCCACCCGGCCCATCCACTTCCGGGGCGTGTGCACGGTGGTCACCAAACTGTTCATGCTCAGCCAGGCGGACGTGGCCGTGTTCGGAGAGAAGGACTGGCAGCAGCTGGCCATCCTCCGGCGCATGGTCCGCGACCTGAACATCCCGGTGAAGCTCATCGGCCACCCCATCGTCCGCGAGTCCGACGGCCTGGCGCTCAGCTCCCGCAACGCCTATCTCTCGGAGGAGGAGCGCGCGGCGGCCCCGGCCATCCGCCGGGGACTGGTCAAGCTGGCCGAAAAGGCCCGGGCCGGAGAACGCGACTGCGCGGCGCTGAAGCGGTTCCTGGCCGCCGAGTATGCGGCCGAGCTGCCCATGGGCGAACCGGACTACATCGAGATAGTCCACCCCGACGAGATTGAGCCGCTCGACGCCATCGACGGACCGGCCCTGGCGGCCGTGGCCGTGCGCATGGGAAAGGCCCGGCTCATAGACAATATATTGATAGAGGTGTAA
- the panD gene encoding aspartate 1-decarboxylase: protein MAQRCFLSAKIHGATITCANLEYRGSISIDTKLMKTVGLLPYEQVDVYNLDNGERLTTYAIPGGPGEICLNGAAAHKGSVGQRVIIAAYMWLDENEAKTRKPRVVVADSNNSVDEIIECDLISDF from the coding sequence GTGGCCCAAAGATGTTTTTTGAGCGCCAAGATTCACGGCGCGACCATCACCTGCGCGAACCTGGAATACCGGGGCAGCATATCCATCGACACCAAGCTGATGAAGACGGTGGGACTGCTCCCCTACGAGCAGGTGGATGTCTACAACCTTGACAACGGAGAACGGCTGACCACTTACGCCATCCCCGGCGGCCCCGGCGAGATATGCCTCAACGGCGCCGCCGCGCACAAGGGATCGGTGGGACAGCGCGTGATCATCGCCGCCTACATGTGGCTTGACGAGAACGAGGCCAAGACCCGCAAACCGCGAGTCGTGGTCGCCGACAGCAACAACTCCGTCGACGAAATCATTGAGTGCGACCTGATCTCTGATTTCTAG
- the metK gene encoding methionine adenosyltransferase codes for MQIEGKYLFTSESVTEGHPDKVADQISDAILDAIIGQDENARVACETLVTTGMAFIAGEISTTAFADFPEIVRATIKDIGYNSSDTMGFDWQTCAVISSIDKQSPDIAQGVDRVKPEDQGAGDQGMMFGFATNETPTLMPTPIYYAHKLSRRLTYVRKEGILDFLRPDGKTQVCVQFDNGKPVRIDNVVVSSQHDENIAYSDLKEAILKEVIMHTLPEDLIDESLKTYINPTGRFVIGGPVGDCGLTGRKIINDTYGGAGAHGGGAFSGKDPSKVDRSGAYMARYVAKNVVAAGLADICEVQIAYAIGVAEPVSVVVSSRGTGQVSDEQLTKAVTEVFDMRPYFIQERLKLRRPIFQKTTNYGHFGRELPEFTWEQTDAVEDLRTACKI; via the coding sequence ATGCAGATTGAAGGCAAATACCTTTTCACTTCCGAGTCCGTGACCGAAGGCCACCCCGACAAGGTGGCCGACCAGATTTCCGACGCCATTCTCGACGCCATCATCGGCCAGGACGAGAATGCCCGGGTGGCCTGCGAAACCCTGGTCACCACCGGCATGGCCTTCATCGCCGGCGAGATTTCCACCACCGCGTTCGCCGATTTCCCGGAAATCGTCCGCGCCACCATCAAGGACATCGGGTACAACAGCTCCGACACCATGGGCTTCGACTGGCAGACCTGCGCGGTCATCTCGTCCATCGACAAGCAGTCCCCGGACATCGCCCAGGGCGTTGACCGCGTGAAGCCCGAGGACCAGGGCGCGGGCGACCAGGGCATGATGTTCGGTTTCGCCACCAACGAGACCCCGACCCTGATGCCCACCCCCATCTACTACGCCCACAAGCTGTCCCGCCGCCTGACCTACGTGCGCAAGGAAGGCATCCTCGATTTCCTGCGCCCCGACGGCAAGACCCAGGTCTGCGTGCAGTTCGACAACGGCAAGCCCGTGCGCATCGACAACGTGGTCGTCTCGTCCCAGCATGACGAGAACATCGCCTACTCCGACCTGAAGGAGGCGATCCTCAAGGAAGTCATCATGCACACCCTGCCCGAGGACCTGATCGACGAGAGCCTGAAGACCTACATCAACCCCACCGGGCGCTTCGTCATCGGCGGCCCGGTCGGCGACTGCGGCCTGACCGGCCGCAAGATCATCAACGACACCTATGGCGGCGCGGGCGCCCACGGCGGCGGCGCGTTCTCCGGCAAGGACCCGTCCAAGGTGGACCGCTCCGGCGCGTACATGGCCCGCTATGTGGCCAAGAACGTGGTCGCCGCAGGCCTGGCCGACATCTGCGAAGTCCAGATCGCCTACGCCATCGGCGTGGCCGAGCCGGTCTCCGTGGTCGTCAGCTCGCGCGGCACCGGCCAGGTGTCCGACGAGCAGCTGACCAAGGCCGTCACCGAAGTCTTCGACATGCGCCCCTACTTCATCCAGGAGCGCCTCAAGCTGCGCCGCCCCATCTTCCAGAAGACCACCAACTACGGTCACTTCGGCCGCGAGCTGCCCGAGTTCACCTGGGAGCAGACCGACGCCGTGGAAGACCTGCGCACCGCCTGCAAGATCTAG
- a CDS encoding glutamate synthase-related protein, producing the protein MNTYAKSNDVIGSVNRGNAIESGLCTLCRADCQGKCETWLSSLRGREILYPRDFGLVTAGSGNTCHVGVSYNSLRIQGLNYGAMGAADTNADLLFTDVSLETSFGAREITKCKVPFMTGALGSTFIAAKYWDSFAVGCALVGAPIVVGENVVGVDREAEFKNGRVCKAPELERRIETYMRYYDGFGAIIVQLNVEDTRNGVAEYVAEKYGDKVIIELKWGQGAKNIGGEIEVSSIEYAQFLKKRGYLVDPDPDREEVKEGYAKGSVKHFARHSRLGYTNLSTYDQVRDEFMNSVKYLRELGFKRISLKTGSYGMEALAMAIKFASEAELDLLTMDGSGGGTGMSPWNMMESWGVPSILLHAKAHEYASRLAARGKRVVDMSFAGGFAKGSNIFKALALGAPFAKMICMGRAMMIPGFLGANIEGALFPERRATVSGNWDKLPAAVTRYGQVPEEIFACYQDVAKHVGAAEMKHIPLGAVGIWSLVDKLSAGLQQLMCGARKFRLRDVAREDIASGNRETERETGIRFITDIMDETAKRILDS; encoded by the coding sequence ATGAACACATACGCTAAAAGCAACGACGTAATCGGCAGCGTCAACCGGGGGAACGCCATCGAATCGGGCCTGTGCACCCTGTGCCGGGCGGACTGTCAGGGCAAGTGCGAGACCTGGCTCTCCTCCCTGCGCGGCCGTGAAATCCTCTACCCCCGCGACTTCGGCCTGGTCACAGCGGGCAGCGGCAACACCTGCCATGTGGGCGTTTCCTACAACTCCCTGCGCATCCAGGGGCTGAACTACGGAGCCATGGGAGCCGCCGACACCAACGCGGACCTCCTGTTCACCGACGTCAGCCTGGAAACCTCCTTCGGCGCGCGCGAAATCACCAAGTGCAAGGTTCCGTTCATGACCGGCGCGCTCGGCTCCACCTTCATCGCCGCCAAATACTGGGACTCCTTCGCCGTGGGCTGCGCCCTGGTGGGCGCGCCCATCGTGGTCGGCGAAAACGTGGTCGGCGTGGACCGCGAGGCCGAATTCAAAAACGGCCGCGTCTGCAAGGCCCCCGAACTGGAGCGGCGCATCGAGACCTATATGCGCTACTACGACGGCTTCGGCGCGATCATCGTCCAGCTCAACGTCGAGGACACCCGCAACGGCGTGGCCGAATACGTGGCCGAGAAATACGGCGACAAGGTCATCATCGAGCTCAAGTGGGGACAGGGCGCCAAGAACATCGGCGGCGAGATCGAGGTCTCCAGCATCGAGTACGCCCAGTTCCTGAAGAAGCGCGGCTACCTCGTGGACCCCGACCCGGACCGGGAAGAGGTCAAGGAGGGATACGCCAAGGGGTCGGTCAAGCATTTCGCCCGGCACAGCCGCCTCGGCTACACCAACCTGTCCACCTACGATCAGGTCCGCGACGAATTCATGAACTCGGTCAAGTACCTGCGCGAGCTGGGCTTCAAGCGCATCTCCCTGAAGACCGGCTCCTACGGCATGGAGGCCCTGGCCATGGCCATCAAGTTCGCCTCCGAGGCGGAACTCGACCTGCTGACCATGGACGGCTCGGGCGGCGGCACCGGCATGAGCCCCTGGAACATGATGGAAAGCTGGGGCGTGCCCTCCATCCTGCTTCACGCCAAGGCGCACGAATACGCCTCACGGCTGGCCGCGCGCGGCAAGCGCGTGGTGGACATGTCCTTCGCGGGCGGCTTCGCCAAGGGCAGCAACATCTTCAAGGCCCTGGCCCTGGGCGCTCCCTTCGCCAAGATGATCTGCATGGGCCGCGCCATGATGATCCCCGGCTTCCTGGGCGCGAACATCGAGGGCGCCCTCTTCCCCGAGCGGCGCGCGACCGTCAGCGGCAATTGGGACAAGCTCCCGGCCGCCGTGACCCGGTACGGTCAGGTCCCGGAGGAGATATTCGCCTGCTACCAGGACGTGGCCAAGCACGTGGGCGCGGCGGAGATGAAGCACATCCCCTTGGGCGCGGTGGGCATCTGGAGCCTGGTGGACAAGCTGTCCGCGGGGTTGCAGCAGCTCATGTGCGGCGCGCGCAAGTTCCGGCTCCGGGACGTGGCCCGCGAGGACATCGCCTCGGGCAACCGCGAGACCGAGCGGGAGACCGGCATCCGGTTCATCACCGACATCATGGACGAGACCGCCAAACGGATTCTCGACAGCTAA